The following proteins are co-located in the Castanea sativa cultivar Marrone di Chiusa Pesio chromosome 8, ASM4071231v1 genome:
- the LOC142606179 gene encoding uncharacterized protein LOC142606179: MVDEHASKCSRIQSEEIDHDSGSCEQICEFPINKQDEIRRVYLKEENNRLRLKTSIECARWLAFQACAFRGHDKSLDLKNRGNFIELIKFTSTFNDKLASVVLENAPRNAKYTSPTFQKEILHILASNVRNAIREEIGDAKFCILVDEARDESKREKMTIILRFVDKNGFIKERFFHVVHVRDTTALILKKEICAVLSRYNLHIENIQGQGYDGASNMRGEWNGLEALILKECPYAYYVHCMAHKLQLALVTSSREVKVVHQFFDHLTNIINIVVGSSKRNDELQYAQGEQIENMIASNEIETGRGANQIGTLQRARDTRWGSHFQSICSLIKMFDATCKVINNISEEGTNYKQHVDAEGAYLVLTLFEFVLILYMMKEIMRITNILCQALQQYSQDFLNVVHLVSTTKSLIQKLRDGGWEPLLASVTSFCGHHEIDILDLNARYTKARGRYHHQDEVLTTTKHHLKINIFIVAIDFQLQELNSRFYELTADLLTLSLALNPKDAFRSFKISDICNLAENYYPQDFTEHEICLLKHQLQHYELDVTKHPDFQNMGTISELCKGLEISRKYKFYHLIDRLIRLVLTLPVSTAITKRAFSAMKLLKTRFRNRMEDKILADNMIVYIKKKDIIGNFTMEMIMDEFYSMKNRRQT, translated from the exons ATGGTTGATGAACACGCCTCCAAATGTTCAAGAATTCAATCTGAAGAGATAGATCATGATTCAGGATCATGTGAACAAATATGTGAATTCCCTATCAACAAACAAGATGAAATCCGACGAGTTTATCTCAAAGAAG AGAATAATCGGTTGCGGCTCAAAACCTCAATAGAGTGTGCTCGATGGCTAGCATTCCAAGCTTGTGCTTTTAGAGGTCATGATAAAAgccttgatttaaaaaatagaggtaattttattgaattgatAAAATTCACATCAACTTTCAATGACAAATTAGCTAGTGTTGTCTTGGAAAATGCTCCACGAAATGCCAAATATACATCACCTACATTTCAAAAGGAGATTTTGCATATTCTTGCTAGTAATGTGCGAAATGCTATTCGTGAAGAAATTGGGGATGCAAAATTTTGCATTCTCGTTGATGAAGCCCGGGATGAGtcgaagagagagaaaatgaccATTATTTTGAGATTTGTTGATAAAAATGGTTTCATTAAAGAGCGTTTCTTTCATGTTGTGCATGTTAGAGATACTACTGCGTTGATCCTAAAGAAGGAGATATGTGCTGTCCTTTCTCGTTACAACCTTCACATTGAGAATATTCAAGGTCAAGGGTATGATGGAGCTAGTAATATGCGTGGTGAATGGAATGGATTAGAAGCTCTAATTCTTAAAGAATGTCCATATGCTTATTATGTACATTGCATGGCTCATAAGCTGCAATTGGCTTTAGTAACATCATCTAGAGAAGTAAAAGTTGTTCATCAATTCTTTGATCATTTGactaatattatcaatattgtcGTTGGTTCTAGTAAGCGTAATGATGAATTGCAATATGCTCAAGGAGAACAAATTGAGAATATGATTGCTTCTAATGAAATTGAGACCGGAAGAGGAGCAAACCAAATTGGTACTTTGCAACGGGCTAGAGATACACGTTGGGGATCTCATTTTCAATCTATTTGTAGTTTGATAAAAATGTTTGATGCAACTTGCAAAGTTATCAATAATATCTCCGAGGAAGGAACTAATTATAAACAACATGTTGATGCCGAGGGAGCTTATCTGGTATTAACattatttgaatttgttttaattttgtatatgATGAAAGAGATTATGAGAATTACTAATATTCTTTGCCAAGCTTTGCAACAATATTCTCAggattttttaaatgttgtgcaTTTAGTTTCAACTACAAAATCACTTATTCAAAAGTTGAGAGATGGTGGATGGGAGCCTTTACTTGCTAGTGTTACATCATTTTGTGGACACCATGAAATTGATATTCTTGATTTAAATGCTCGTTACACTAAAGCTCGAGGTAGATACCATCATCAAGATGAAgttttaacaacaacaaaacatcatttaaaaattaacatatttATAGTTGCAATAGATTTTCAATTGCAAGAATTGAATAGTAGATTTTATGAGCTAACAGCAGATCTTCTCACTCTTAGTTTAGCATTAAATCCTAAGGATGCTTTTAGATCATTCAAAATTAGTGATATTTGCAATTTGGCTGAAAATTATTATCCTCAAGATTTCACTGAGCATGAAATTTGTCTTTTGAAGCATCAATTGCAACATTATGAACTTGATGTGACAAAGCATccagattttcaaaatatgggtACAATATCTGAGCTATGTAAGGGATTAGAAATTTCAAGAAAGTATAAATTCTATCATTTAATTGATAGATTGATTCGTCTTGTGTTGACTCTTCCAGTTTCTACAGCAATTACAAAACGAGCTTTTTCAGCTATGAAACTATTAAAAACAAGATTTCGCAATAGAATGGAGGATAAAATTTTGGCAGATAatatgatagtttatataaaaaaaaaggatattatTGGGAATTTCACCATGGAAATGATTATGGATGAATTCTATTCCATGAAAAATCGTCGTCAGACATGA